The Thermoanaerobaculia bacterium genome contains the following window.
GCGGACGTCGCGCACCGAGTGCCCGAGGCGCTGGAGCGCTCCGGCGATGGCCTTGCCCTGCGGATCGAGAACCGATTCCTTCGGATAGACGCGCACCTCGACTCTCATCGCGATCGTCTCCCTCTAGACTTCGATTGTTTCATACCCGCGAAGCTGATCCGCGCAGCCGAAACGCGCGGAAACTCCGGCCCTCTCGAGCGTCTCGGAGAGCGCGGTGAGGACGAGCGCGGGATCGTTGTTCTGGCGGGAGAGGTGGAGCGCGACGACTTCCGAGAGCTCCGCGCCCGCCGCTCGCCCGACGACCTCGGCGGACTGGCGGTTCGACAGATGCCCGAGTCCGCCCGCGATCCTCTTCTTGAGCATCCAGTGATAGGGACCGTCGCGCAGGAGGTCCTCGTCGTGGTTGAACTCGAAGAGGAGCGCCTTGACGCCGCGGAGGAAGTCGATGAGCGCGTCGTCGGAGTGGCCGAGGTCCGTCGCGATCGCGCACGAAGCCCGCGCGTCCTCGAATCGGAAGGCGAGCGACTCGTTGGCGTCGTGCGGCGTCGCGAACGCGCGGAAGCCGAGATTGCCGACGCGGCCGTCGCGTCCGGCGGAGATCGCGACGTAGTGCGCGAAGAGCGACCCGTCGAGGCCGAGGGCGTCGGCGGTGCCGCGCGAACAGAAGATCGGGATCCCGTACCGCTCCGCGAACTCGACCGCGCCGAACCGGTGGTCGCTGTGCTCGTGCGTGATGAAGATCGCCGCGATGCCCGCGGGATCGGCTCCCGCCGCGGCGCACCGGGTCGCGAGCGCGCGCGGGCCGAAGCCGGCGTCGACCATGACGGTCGTCCTGCCGGAGGAAACGAGCGCCGCGTTTCCGCCGGAGCCGGAACCGAGCACCGAGATTTTCATCGGGAGGCCGCCGCCGCGGGCATCGAAGGATTGTAGCAGGGAGCGCGCCCCGATCTCGTCCGAAGCGGCCGGGCCGCCCGGGATCAGTGTCCCGTGCTTCCGAATCCGCCGGCGCCGCGCGGCGTTTCCGGGAGCTCGAAGACCGCTTCGAACGCGGCCCGGGTCACCGGCGCGATGACGAGCTGGGCGATCCGGTCGCCGCGGCGGATCGTGAACGGCTCGCTTCCGAGGTTGCCGAGAATCACCTTCACCTCCCCGCGATAGTCCGAATCGATCGTTCCCGGCGCGTTGATACAGGCGATCCCGTGTCGGAGCGCGCTTCCGGAGCGCGCCCGGACCTGGCCCTCGTATCCGGGAGGAATCGCGAGAGCGAGCCCGGTCGGAACCGCCTCGCGGGCGCCGGGCGCGAGCGTGAGGGGATTTCCGACCGCCGCGTGCAGGTCGCATCCCGCGGCCCCTTCGGTCGCGTACAGCGGGAGCGGCAGCCCCTCGCCGTGGGGGAGTACCCGGACGGAGACGGTGATGGGCATGTTCGACATTCGCCGGGATTATCGGTCACGGCGACCCGAATGAGAGGAGATTCTTCGTCGCTTCGCTGCTCAGGATGACAAGAAGCTGCCGAGGCCAACGCGATCGAGCTCCATGAGAGTCGCGCCCAGTTCCGGTTCACGGTCGGGCCCCGGAGCGGTCGAGGCTTCTGAGCCGAGCCGCGAAGGCGCATCGCGGAAAGTCTCCCCGAAGTAACCGAGGGGAGGAGGTCCGCGATGCGGAAGGCCGCGCGGTTCCAGCGGAACGCGCCGCGCGGCCGACGGTTAGGCGACGGCGGCGGCGAGGTCTCGTCCCGAGTAGCTCAGCTCTCCCACGTCCCCGACGATCGACAGCGAAAGCGATTGGCCCGAGAAGACCTCGTGCGTCACTTCCCCGACTTCGTCGAGCGTGACGGCCTCGACCCGGGAGAGCCACTCCTCCGGGCGCTCCGCGCGTCCGAAATAGAACTGCTGCCGGGCCTGCGCCGACATGCGCGAGACGGTCGACTCGAGCGAGAGCAGGAGATTTCCCTTCAGGAGCTCCTTGGCACGGACGATCTCCCGGGGCCTGACCCCTTCCGACTTGAGCTTTCGCAGAACCGAGAGGGTCGTGTCGATCACGCGCGGGAGGTTCTTCGGAACGCACGACGCCTGGATCGTCTCGTAGCCGCCGAGCCGGAAGGCGTTCAGCGACGAATTGATCGAATACACGAGTCCGCGCTTCTCGCGGACCTCCTGGAAGAGCCTCGACGACATGCCGCCGCCGAGCGCGATGTCGAGCAGGTGCGCCGCGAAGCGCCGCGGGGACGACTGCGCGGGTCCCGACATCCCCAGGCAGACGTGCGCCTGCTCGAGGCCCGGGCGGCGCGCGACGGAGAAATGCTGGAACGGGCGGGGCCGCCGTCCGGAGGGAGGGAAGATCTCCCCCGCCGAGCGCCGCGCGAAGAGCTTTTCGACGGCGGGCAGGACCTCCGCCGCGCGGACGTGGCCGGCGATCGAGACGATGAGGTTCTGCGCGCCGTAGCGCTCCCGGTAGAACGCGTAGATGTCCGATTTCGTGATCCGGTCGACGGACTCGACGGTTCCGAGGATGGGTTCGCCCAGGGGGTGGTTACGCCAGAACGATCGGACGAAGAGCTCGTGCGCGAGGTCGTCGGGCGTGTCGTTGCACTCGCCGATCTCCTCGAGAATGACCCCCCGTTCCCGTTCGATGTCTTCGTTCCCGAAGGCGGGGGAGAGCACGACGTCCCCGAGCAGGTCGAGGGCGGCGTCGAATTTCGAATCGAGAGTATGCGCGTAGAAGGCGGTGTACTCCTTCGTCGTGAACGCGTCGGCGTCCCCGCCCAGCTGGTCGATCGCCCTCGCGATCGCGAGCGCCGAGCGCCGCTTCGTCCGCTTGAAGAGGAGGTGCTCGAGAAAGTGAGAAAGGCCTCTCTTGTCTTCGGGCTCGTCCGCCGATCCGGTCTTGCAGAAGAACCCGACGGCGAGCGAGCGCACGTCCCGCATCTCGTCGATGAGGACGGTGGCGCCATTGGATAGCACGAACTTCTGCGTCATTCCTTTGAGGATCTCCCTGCCCTATGGTAACGGGCGGAAGCAAGGAACATTCCTTCGAAAGAAGGCCTTTGTTTTCTAGAATTTCTTTCCGGATCCGCCCGATGGGCTGCCCGGGGAGACCGGAGGGGCTCCGCTCGTGATCATGCTCGGGAAGGAGCTCAGGGGGTTGGAGGGAATGGTGGCGCCCGGAAGATCCGGGTCGTTGTTGGCGCCCGCGATGAAACCCCATTGGTCGTAGTACTCCTGCCCGTGGAACGTCTGCAGGCCTTTCTGGTGGGCCTTCGAATAAACGCCGATGATGGGGACGTTGCTCTTTTCCTTGTTGTCGCCGCCGAGATCGAGGCCGCCGAACGAATCCCCGCCCGCGGGGCTCCCGGAACCGGCGGAAGGATTTCCGGAATCTCCACCGGCACTGCCCGACGCGCCACCCTGGGGCGGCGTCGTGTAGGTCAGCGGGAACGAAGACGGGGGCTGCGTCTGTGCCGGCGGCGGCGAAGGAGAGCGTCCGGGGTTTCCTCCCGACGAGGTCCCGGGCGGCGGGGTGAACGAGCCGCCGGGATTCATCGAGTCGCCCGCGGGGTTGTTCGTCGTCGGCGGAGGCGGCCAGGGCTGGCCGACGCGGATCAGGCCCCAGTCGTCGCAGTTGCACATCGGCTCCTTGAAGAGCTTCCTCGCCGAGCGCGGCTTCGTGCTCATCAGTTCCTTGAGATTCAGCGGAAACCGCCCCTGCCGCTTCTGGAAGTTGAGGATCGCCTGCGCGTACTGCTTCCCGCGGAAGAGGAGCTCCTGTTCGCGGTCGCGCCGCATCATCATCGACACGGAGGGCGACACGGCGAGGATCGCGATCGAGAGGAGCGTGATGAAGATCATGATCGCCACGAGCGTGTAGCCGCGCTGACCGCGGGGCCCGCGCTCGTGAAACCTCACCCCGCCTCGCACGGCGCGCGCGGGCGTGCGGTCCGGCGGGCAAGGCGCACCGTGGCGTCCGTTGCGCCCGCCGGCGGGACGCCCGCGTCCCGTCTGGCTCGAGCTAGCGTCCGCGTCTTTCATTCCCTACCACGTGTCGTAGGTCGTGCCGTCCAGAGCCTTGGCCTTCGACCCCGAATGCACGTCGATGATCCCGGGCGCCGGCGGTTCCTCGGAGCTGCCTTCGACCCCTCCGGCGCCGGTGTCGTCCGCGGGGGGCTCGAGCACGGTCTGCCACGTGTCGGCCGACTTCGTGATCGGATCGATCGGGATCTTTCGAAGATAGCCTTCGGTCACGAGCGTCTGCAGATCCGGCGGATAGTGTCCCTTGTCGCCGTGGAATTCGTCGAGCGACTCGCGAAACGTGAACAGGTCTTCGCGGAGCGCCGCCTCGCGGCCTTTCTGGGGGGAATTCTTGAGCGCGGGAACGGCGATCGCGGCGAGGATCCCGATGATCGTCATCACGACGAGGAGCTCGAGAAGGGTGAAGCCCCGGTTCCGATCCTCGGTGCCCGGCTTCCCGCTCGTGACCCGCGGCTCGCGACGCGCGACTCTTTCCATTTTCTTCACCAATCCTTGTAGGACGACTTGTCGATCGCCCGGTCGCGCGAGAGCGAGTACACGTCGTACACGTCCTGCCCTCCCCAGCTCGTCGAGGTCGGGTCGTCCTGGAGCGACCGGAGTCCCCATTCGGCCTTTCCCGTCATCGGGTCGACCGGCACCTTGCGGAGAAATTTGAGCTTCTTGCTGATCTGCCCGATCTGGTTGACGCCTTCGACCATCACGTCCATCGTCTTCGGATACCCCTCGGTTCCGAGATCGACCGGGATCAGTCCGGCGTCGGAATACTGCTTGTACTTGTCGATCGCGTTCCGCATCATCCGGAGGTCGTACCGGAGCTCGACCTCCTTCTGACGTTTCGTCGCGTACCGCGAGATCGGGATGACCATCGCGGTCAGGATCATGATGAGGGCGCAGACGATCGTGAGCTCCACCATCGTGAAACCGCCGGCGCGGCGATGCATCGAGCCGGACGGGCGCGTGCCGCCGGCCACCGGCTCGACGTACGGCTTTCGGTACGCCTTCGCCGCCGTCCGGCGCCCCGCATCCCGTCGGGCTCGCGCCTCGCCTCGCCTCGATGCCGCGTCAGCGAGCGAGCGGATCGTTTCGGCGTCGAGGGTTTCGCCGGCGCGGCGATGCATCGAGCCGGACGGGCGCGTGCCGCGCAGGCTCTTCATTTCACCTCGACCTCGACGGGATTGCTCGACACGATCGCCGGGCCTCCCGATTCCAGCGTCAGCGCGGTCGCATCGACGGTCACCGAGCCCGTCCCGGCGGCCACGCCCTTGAGCGTGAGGCGCGCGATCGGGTGCGGGCCCGTCAGGGATCCGCTCCCGGGGAGGGTCAGCGCGACCCGGCTCGCGGAAACCGGCTCGACGCTCCCCCCGTTGAGCGGCTCGATCTTCGACACCTGGAGGACCGCCGGATCGAAATCGATCCCGAGCTTCGACGCGGCCACCCCCTCCGTCCCCGACGCCATGAGCAGAACGGTCTGCTCCTGGCCGGGCGCGAGCGCCACCGCGGGCGGATCGAACGCGAACTGGGTGCCCGAGACGATCGTGGCCGCCTGCGGCGAACCCGAGGGGTCGGCGGCCGTGGCCGCGTCGTTCGTGCCGGAGGCGAGCGTCTCCGCCTGCGCGGGCGGCGCGGCGGCCGTGAGCGACGCCGTCGTCGACGGATCGCCCGCCGAGGCGACCGCCGACGGGTCCGTTCCCGGCGCGAGGTTGTTCTCGGAGTGCGGGGGAGGAGGAGGCGGCGTCGTGATCGGCGGCGTCGAGAACGAGAACGGGCTGTTCGAGAATCCGGACGGCGCGAGGTTGATTCCGGCCGGACTCTTCGGCCTCGCCGGCGTGTTCGGCGTCGGCCGCTGCGTCTGCTGGCGGCGCCGCTGCTGCTCGGTCTCGAAGGGACTCCGGTTGTCGTTGATCGACTCGACGCGCGGCGCTCCCTGGTACGACACGTTGTTCTCCGTGCCGACGTAGATCGGGACGAGGTCCTCCTCGTTGATGTCGGGGACGCGGATGATGTGGGGGGTGATCGTCATGACGAGGTCGGTGGTCTGCTCGTCCACCTTCTTGTCGGTGAAGAGCCGGCCCACGACGGGGAGATCCGACAGGAACGGCCATCCCGTCGACGTGTTCTGCTTGTCCTTCCGGATGAGACCGGCGAGGAAGTTCGTCTCACCGTCCTTCAGCCGGATGGTCGACGCGATCGTCCGCGTGCTGATGATCGGCTGCGAGGTGCCCTGGGACCCCGGAACCGTGCCGTTCAGATTCGAGACCTCGACGGTGAGCTTGAGCGTCACCTCCTTGTTGTGGTGGACGCGCGGCTCCATTTCGATCTTGATGCCGACGTCCTGGTACTGGAACGAGGTGATCGGCACGACGGCGCCCGTTCCCGCGACCGCGTTCTGCGTGTTGAACGTGGTCGTCGGGATCGGAACCCGGTCGCCGATCACGAGCTGGGCTTTCTCGCCTTCCGAGATGCGCATCTCGGGCTTCGCGAGCACCTGGGCGTCGGTGGCGGTCTTGAGGAGATTGACCGTGAAGTTCGGCACGGTGAATCCGTACTGGTCGAGCGAGAGCTTCTTCAGCGCGTCGAGCGTGATGACGTTGACCGTCGACGAGGTCGACGATCCCGTCGTCGTCCGGCCGCCCGTGGTGCCGGTGTCGGTCGGAGCGGTGCTGGGAGCCAGCAGCGTCGCGCTGATCGAGGTCGGGTAGGTGACGCCGAGGTCGAGCGAC
Protein-coding sequences here:
- a CDS encoding MBL fold metallo-hydrolase, whose amino-acid sequence is MKISVLGSGSGGNAALVSSGRTTVMVDAGFGPRALATRCAAAGADPAGIAAIFITHEHSDHRFGAVEFAERYGIPIFCSRGTADALGLDGSLFAHYVAISAGRDGRVGNLGFRAFATPHDANESLAFRFEDARASCAIATDLGHSDDALIDFLRGVKALLFEFNHDEDLLRDGPYHWMLKKRIAGGLGHLSNRQSAEVVGRAAGAELSEVVALHLSRQNNDPALVLTALSETLERAGVSARFGCADQLRGYETIEV
- a CDS encoding secretin N-terminal domain-containing protein; the encoded protein is MRKKKPGIRAAALGTLVLLAIGCAGDKAFRQGQDAEELGRWDVAVAKYASAREQAPREMKYKMAFDRARRKASQEHFEKGKMYLASGRPDLAVVELEQTTILDPENDYATLELNRARAQVAKIEAQRNQPSKMQRMEAEAKNARASMPILQPSSKRPISLNFPQPRPIKQIYQALGQAAGINVIFDPALKDDQATIVIANVPFQNALETLIRQENHFYKVVDAHTILIAADTPANRKTYEDLVIRTFYLSNGDVTETANAIRALLGTVHVSINKAENAITIRDTADKVSIAQNIIDQNDKEKAEVVVDVELLQMNLNKSLDLGVTYPTSISATLLAPSTAPTDTGTTGGRTTTGSSTSSTVNVITLDALKKLSLDQYGFTVPNFTVNLLKTATDAQVLAKPEMRISEGEKAQLVIGDRVPIPTTTFNTQNAVAGTGAVVPITSFQYQDVGIKIEMEPRVHHNKEVTLKLTVEVSNLNGTVPGSQGTSQPIISTRTIASTIRLKDGETNFLAGLIRKDKQNTSTGWPFLSDLPVVGRLFTDKKVDEQTTDLVMTITPHIIRVPDINEEDLVPIYVGTENNVSYQGAPRVESINDNRSPFETEQQRRRQQTQRPTPNTPARPKSPAGINLAPSGFSNSPFSFSTPPITTPPPPPPHSENNLAPGTDPSAVASAGDPSTTASLTAAAPPAQAETLASGTNDAATAADPSGSPQAATIVSGTQFAFDPPAVALAPGQEQTVLLMASGTEGVAASKLGIDFDPAVLQVSKIEPLNGGSVEPVSASRVALTLPGSGSLTGPHPIARLTLKGVAAGTGSVTVDATALTLESGGPAIVSSNPVEVEVK
- the dut gene encoding dUTP diphosphatase: MSNMPITVSVRVLPHGEGLPLPLYATEGAAGCDLHAAVGNPLTLAPGAREAVPTGLALAIPPGYEGQVRARSGSALRHGIACINAPGTIDSDYRGEVKVILGNLGSEPFTIRRGDRIAQLVIAPVTRAAFEAVFELPETPRGAGGFGSTGH
- a CDS encoding prepilin-type N-terminal cleavage/methylation domain-containing protein, translated to MERVARREPRVTSGKPGTEDRNRGFTLLELLVVMTIIGILAAIAVPALKNSPQKGREAALREDLFTFRESLDEFHGDKGHYPPDLQTLVTEGYLRKIPIDPITKSADTWQTVLEPPADDTGAGGVEGSSEEPPAPGIIDVHSGSKAKALDGTTYDTW
- a CDS encoding type II secretion system protein, coding for MKSLRGTRPSGSMHRRAGETLDAETIRSLADAASRRGEARARRDAGRRTAAKAYRKPYVEPVAGGTRPSGSMHRRAGGFTMVELTIVCALIMILTAMVIPISRYATKRQKEVELRYDLRMMRNAIDKYKQYSDAGLIPVDLGTEGYPKTMDVMVEGVNQIGQISKKLKFLRKVPVDPMTGKAEWGLRSLQDDPTSTSWGGQDVYDVYSLSRDRAIDKSSYKDW
- a CDS encoding pitrilysin family protein, which codes for MTQKFVLSNGATVLIDEMRDVRSLAVGFFCKTGSADEPEDKRGLSHFLEHLLFKRTKRRSALAIARAIDQLGGDADAFTTKEYTAFYAHTLDSKFDAALDLLGDVVLSPAFGNEDIERERGVILEEIGECNDTPDDLAHELFVRSFWRNHPLGEPILGTVESVDRITKSDIYAFYRERYGAQNLIVSIAGHVRAAEVLPAVEKLFARRSAGEIFPPSGRRPRPFQHFSVARRPGLEQAHVCLGMSGPAQSSPRRFAAHLLDIALGGGMSSRLFQEVREKRGLVYSINSSLNAFRLGGYETIQASCVPKNLPRVIDTTLSVLRKLKSEGVRPREIVRAKELLKGNLLLSLESTVSRMSAQARQQFYFGRAERPEEWLSRVEAVTLDEVGEVTHEVFSGQSLSLSIVGDVGELSYSGRDLAAAVA
- a CDS encoding type II secretion system protein gives rise to the protein MRFHERGPRGQRGYTLVAIMIFITLLSIAILAVSPSVSMMMRRDREQELLFRGKQYAQAILNFQKRQGRFPLNLKELMSTKPRSARKLFKEPMCNCDDWGLIRVGQPWPPPPTTNNPAGDSMNPGGSFTPPPGTSSGGNPGRSPSPPPAQTQPPSSFPLTYTTPPQGGASGSAGGDSGNPSAGSGSPAGGDSFGGLDLGGDNKEKSNVPIIGVYSKAHQKGLQTFHGQEYYDQWGFIAGANNDPDLPGATIPSNPLSSFPSMITSGAPPVSPGSPSGGSGKKF